Proteins from a genomic interval of Antedon mediterranea chromosome 5, ecAntMedi1.1, whole genome shotgun sequence:
- the LOC140048928 gene encoding uncharacterized protein — MFECIDCQQPVRENEEGLLCDTCDRWQMMFRQQIRTNNDVEGYHQRLNQRAKKSNLHFYLLCKLLLDEGQTVAIHAELVGREDNLRNQSRHAARATVRLNLLWDEYSRGTRTARALLLAASRVISRN; from the exons ATGTTCGAATGTATAGACTGTCAGCAACCTGTAAGAGAGAATGAAGAAGGTCTGTTATGCGATACCTGTGATCGGTGGCAAATGATGTTCCGCCAGCAAATAAGGACAAATAATGACGTGGAAGGGTATCACCAACGCCTTAACCAAAGAGCAAAGAAAT CTAATCTACACTTCTACTTACTTTGTAAGCTGCTATTGGATGAAGGCCAGACAGTTGCGATTCATGCAGAGTTGGTCGGCAGGGAGGATAACCTACGCAATCAATCACGCCATGCTGCACGCGCAACGGTCCGCCTGAACCTGCTGTGGGACGAATACTCAAGAGGAACACGAACCGCTAGGGCATTATTGCTGGCCGCCAGTCGCGTTATTAGCCGTaattaa